In the genome of Devosia rhizoryzae, the window TCCCGATCGTCCTGTTGCTCGGCGGGGGACCAGCCAACCAGACGCTGGAAGTCGCCATCTATTCCGCGGTCCGCCTCGATTTCGATCTCATCGGCGCCGTACGCTTGGCGCTGACGCAAATGGCGGTCTGCGCCGCGGTTATCGTCCTCGCCTCGGCATTTACCGCCGTACCGACCGCACTCGGTCGCTCGGCGCAGCCCACGTGGTCGGACAGCCGCTTCGCGCGGGCGCTGCAGGGACTGGTGCTTGCTCTTTCAGTGCTCGGTTTTGCCTTGCCGCTGATCTGGGTGCTGGTCGATGGGGTCGTGGGTGGCTTTGGGCGCGTCGTCGCACAGCCGAGCTTTTGGCAAGCGACCGCCACCAGCATCGGCATCGGCGCGGCTTCCGCCGTTCTGACACTGCTACTGGCCCTGGTGCTGGCCTTGGGCCGCGCGGCTGCAGCGAACAGTGTCGCTCGCACGCTGCTCGGCGTGCCTGCCTATGCCTATCTTGCGGTGCCGGCGGTGGTGTTGTCGCTGGGCTTTTTCCTGCTCGTCCGCAATGTCGGCCTGCCGCTCGGAGCGGTTTCACCGATCGTCGTCATTTGTGCCAACAGTTTGCTGGCACTTCCCTTCGCCATGGCGACTTTGGCGCCACCGCTCGATGCCATCGTGCGCACGAAAGGCAAGCTTTTGCGCAGCTTGAACATGTCCGGATGGGCGCAATTTGCGCGCATCGAATATCCGCTGCTCGGTCGCGATATTGGGTTGATGCTGGCGCTGAGTTTCTGCTTCAGCCTCGGGGATCTCGGCGTTATCGCGCTCTTCGGCACGCAGGACTTCCAAACCCTGCCGCTGCTGATGTATCGGGCGCTCGGCTCCTACCGCAACAACGATGCCGCCGCTATCGCCGCCATCCTCCTGATCGGCACCATCGTGGCCTTTGTCGGCCTGCCGCGCCTCATCGAAAGGCTTGCTCATGCTCCGCGCCAGTGACCTGGAGTTCAGATATCGACCCGAAGAAGCGCCCTACCGTTTCAGCTTCGAAGCCGCGGCGGGCGAGGTCACGGCGATTTCCGGCGCCAGCGGGTCCGGGAAATCGACGCTCCTCGATCTTCTTGCGGGATTTCTCCAGCCGAGCCGGGGTGCGCTGACGCTGGACGACACCAATCTTCTGCCGCTCGAGCCTGAACACCGCCCGGTCTCGCTGCTGCTCCAGAGCGACAATCTCTTCGAGCATCTGAGCGCGGTTGGAAATGTCGACCTCGGCATGCCTCGCGGCGAGCGTGGAAGGGAAAAGGTGGACGACGCTCTAGCGGAAGTGGGTTTAAGCGGACTGGGTGGACGCCCCGCTTCGACGCTTTCTGGCGGCCAAAAGCAACGCGTGGCGCTGGCGCGTACCCTGTTGCGCAATCGTCCGGTGCTGCTGCTGGACGAGCCGTTTTCGGCGCTCGATGATGAAACACGCGGCACGGTGCGGACGCTGGTCGGTGAGCTGACCAACCGTCACAGCTGGCATACGGTTCTTGTCAGCCACCATGCCGACGACATCGCGGCCTTGGCCAGCCGGCACTACCGGATCATCGACAAAAAGCTAAGCGAAGCGGTCTAGCTTCGCCACGCCGTCAGCACACGGTCGAACAGGACTTGGGCATCCTCGTCCTTTTCTAGGGTGAGGATGGCATTGCGGCCGGTGCCGTAGACAACCGCCAGATCTAGCCAGCGCTGGCTGTCGAGAAGGCCGGTATTGGTCGCGACATCTTCTTCCGAAGCGCTCAGCGCGAAGAGGAAGGAGTTGCCGACAACCCTGGCGGCGGCGCCTTCGAGGGCCGTGCCCGGCACCAGCTCCTCGTCCTTGAGCAGGACGCCTGCCAGGGTCGCGATCGAGCCGCCGATAAAGGTGTCGGGGACGTCGAAGCTGATTTCCATCAGGTGGCTGGCGGGCAGTACCGGATCGTTGTTCTTGCGGATGGTGATCGATACGCCCAGGTTTCGAGCCGGAATGCTGGCTTCGCCGACCAGGGTCGGTGCGCCGATTTCGTCCGTACCCTCGGTCCAATCAACGGTGCCCGAGAAGGGAACGGCGCCGCTTTGGCCATCGGCGGAAGCCTCAAGCAGCAGGGACTGGTTGCCTGCAAGGTTCACCGGATCGACGCTGGCGACCGGATCGTCGGTCGCAGCGATGGTGGTATCGGCGCCGGAGAGGCGCTCTTCCGACTTGGCCTCGCCATTGAGCGCCGGCAGCACTGTTTCGGTGCCGGTCGGCACGACGGGCTCGGGGGACGGCTCGAGACGGTCGTCTGTTTCAAGGCCTTCAAGGGCTGCCGTGGGCTCATTGGCCTGTGTCGTTGCCGTGTTGCCCGGACCGGCAGCGCCCTCGTCGCCCACCGTGGTGTCGGCAACCGTCGTGTCCATCGTGGGCACGACGGGTTCGGTAACCTGCGCCTGTTCGGTAACCGTCGGCGTGCTGCTGCCGAACATCTGGTCCAGATCGACGAAACCTTCGCGCCAGGCCCAGAAACCGGCGCCACCGACGCCGACGAGCAGCAAGGCAAAGACCACGAGGAAAATAGTCAGGCCTGCACCGGAGCGCGTTTCGGCATTGGCAGCGGCAAAAGCGGCATCCTCGGGACGCTCCGGCACTGCTTCTGCCTCAAGCGGTGCCGGATCGTTGCGCTCGGGCAGGGGCTCGGCGAACTCGCCGCGCGCTTCACGATCCAGCGTTTCGATGGCGCGTTCGATGGCGCCTTCGGCTTCCTTGGCCTCATCGTTTTCGAGGTCGACTTCGCGCACACTCGACAGCGCCGGCTCGGTCGGCAACGGCGGCGAAATGATGACGGGCTCGGATGCCGGCTGGCGCGCCAGTGCTGTGCTGCCAAGGCTCGATTCAATGCGTGAAGGGGTGGACGCCGGGGGGAAGGTGATCGCCGCCGTGTTGGCGACGGCAGGAGGCGGCGTTTCGCGGCGTGAGAAGAAGGACAGGCGGCCAGGCTTGGATTCTGGCTTAGTCTCGACCAGAGGGATGACTGCGGGCTGCTCGGACTCGCTCGGTGCGTTGACGGAAGACGCCTGGGCAATGATGTCTTCGATCGACGTCGTTGGCGGCTCTTCCGCTGCCGGCGGCTCGGGCTCGGGCGTCGCTTCGACGACTGGCTCAGGTTCTGGTGCTGGTTCGGCCGCGACCGGCTCAGGAGCGGGTTGGGGTTCGAGGATCGGTTGGGGCTCAGGCTCTTGGGCCGGTTCGAGTACGGGCTCGACGACAGGCTTGGGCGCTTGCGACGCGGGCCGGGGCGTGAATGCCGGCCGGGCAGCGGCTTGACCTTCACGGCCAAGGCTGATCACTGCTTCGCTGGCTTCCTGCTCAACCTGGCGAATGCAATCTTCGAGCTGCAGCCGGTGCTGGGTAATGTCGCGGGCGGGAAGGGGAGGATTGATGGCGCGCAACTGGCCGACCAAAGCCGTGCGTGCCTTCTCGTAGACCGCGCGCCGCGCAGCCCCGTTGTTCTCCGGCAGCGCCGAGATGGCTCGGCGCAGCAACTCCCTATAATCCGCCATCAGCTACTCGGTACTCACTCTTGCAGCGCAGTTGTAACAAAATTTCTCAATCTTGGAATGGGTCAACCACCAGGATCGTGTCTGCTCGTTCCGGGCTGGTCGACAGCAACGCCACCGGCGCGCCGATCAGCTCTTCGATATAGCGAACATATTTGACTGCCTGAGCCGGCAATTCCGCCCAGGACCGCGCCCCTGCCGTGGTTTCCGACCAGCCCTCAAGCGTTTCGTAGATCGGCTTAACGCGCGCCTGTGCTCCCATTGAGGCAGGCAAATAATCTATGCGTGAACCATCGAGTTCGTAGCCGACGCAGACTTTTATTTCCTTTAGCCCGTCGAGGACGTCCAGCTTGGTCAAGGCAATGCCGGTGATGCCCGAGGTCTTGACGGTCTGGCGTACGAGGACGGCATCAAACCAGCCGCAGCGGCGGGGGCGGCCGGTATTGACGCCGACTTCCTTGCCGACGGTTGCCAAGTGCCGGCCGATCTCGTCGTCGAGTT includes:
- a CDS encoding ABC transporter permease family protein, whose amino-acid sequence is MILPHRPLRIATAAILSLAIAALIASVLWAIFAAATSAVAPSRIDIPHLLRMTTLQAGLTTGLSLIVGIALAWSLNRLRFPGRDLVVGLFAAAIVTPGMVVAFGLLSIWGRNGWINQALNAVFGVTVESPAYGLGGILLAHVILDGAFAARILLARLDAIPANRLKVGQSLALSAGQRFRLIDWPALRGSLPGLGAIIFLLAFTSFPIVLLLGGGPANQTLEVAIYSAVRLDFDLIGAVRLALTQMAVCAAVIVLASAFTAVPTALGRSAQPTWSDSRFARALQGLVLALSVLGFALPLIWVLVDGVVGGFGRVVAQPSFWQATATSIGIGAASAVLTLLLALVLALGRAAAANSVARTLLGVPAYAYLAVPAVVLSLGFFLLVRNVGLPLGAVSPIVVICANSLLALPFAMATLAPPLDAIVRTKGKLLRSLNMSGWAQFARIEYPLLGRDIGLMLALSFCFSLGDLGVIALFGTQDFQTLPLLMYRALGSYRNNDAAAIAAILLIGTIVAFVGLPRLIERLAHAPRQ
- a CDS encoding ATP-binding cassette domain-containing protein, giving the protein MLRASDLEFRYRPEEAPYRFSFEAAAGEVTAISGASGSGKSTLLDLLAGFLQPSRGALTLDDTNLLPLEPEHRPVSLLLQSDNLFEHLSAVGNVDLGMPRGERGREKVDDALAEVGLSGLGGRPASTLSGGQKQRVALARTLLRNRPVLLLDEPFSALDDETRGTVRTLVGELTNRHSWHTVLVSHHADDIAALASRHYRIIDKKLSEAV